A single window of Streptomyces sp. NBC_00464 DNA harbors:
- a CDS encoding DUF1707 SHOCT-like domain-containing protein, whose product MRASDTERERIAEILREAMAEGRLEMEEFETRLDAAYKARTHGELEPLVRDLPGPGAAVAPVAGGQPRTGSMARWSERVGKPATSGGGFALWGGFRRQGNWTIGRVFTAFAMWGGGRIDLREANFETPEVVIRCFTIMGGIHVTVPPDLNVDVRGIGIMGGFRERSKDAGIPAPDAPRVRITGFALMGGVGVEHKRSRAEKQRLRDAETQRLRDAQTRRPRLEKGDDGR is encoded by the coding sequence ATGCGCGCCTCCGATACCGAACGTGAACGGATCGCCGAGATTCTGCGTGAGGCGATGGCCGAGGGGCGGCTGGAGATGGAGGAGTTCGAGACCCGTCTCGACGCCGCCTACAAGGCCCGCACGCATGGTGAGCTGGAACCGCTCGTCCGCGATCTGCCGGGCCCCGGGGCCGCGGTGGCGCCGGTGGCCGGGGGGCAGCCGCGGACGGGTTCGATGGCCCGTTGGTCGGAGCGCGTCGGGAAGCCGGCGACGTCCGGCGGCGGCTTCGCGCTCTGGGGCGGGTTCCGGCGTCAGGGGAACTGGACCATCGGCCGGGTGTTCACAGCGTTCGCGATGTGGGGCGGTGGCCGCATCGATCTGCGTGAGGCGAATTTCGAGACCCCCGAGGTGGTCATCCGCTGCTTCACGATCATGGGTGGCATTCATGTGACGGTTCCCCCGGACCTGAACGTGGACGTCCGTGGCATCGGCATCATGGGCGGCTTCCGGGAACGCTCGAAGGACGCCGGGATCCCCGCGCCGGATGCTCCCCGGGTGCGGATCACCGGCTTCGCGCTGATGGGCGGGGTCGGTGTGGAGCACAAGCGGAGCAGGGCGGAGAAGCAGCGCCTGCGGGATGCGGAGACGCAGCGCCTGCGGGATGCGCAGACGCGGCGTCCGCGGCTGGAGAAGGGCGACGACGGCCGGTAG
- a CDS encoding MFS transporter, whose product MPADIPVPAAPVTPDVRAPHPRFAVGVLAFCGVVVAVMQTIVVPLLPHIPELTGATPTAASWLVTVTLLTGAVFTPVLGRVGDMYGKRRVLVASLGVLVVGSVLCAVSSHIGVLITGRALQGAAIAVVPLGISILRDELPPERVLSAVALMSSTLGIGAAIGLPVAALVVENFDWHTMFWVSGVIGLIDIALVLRCVPESPLRSRGRFDAVGALGLTAALVCLLLAVTQGADWGWGSVRTVGLLATAVVVALFWGAYELRVQTPMVDLRVSARPAVLLTNIAALLIGFAFYANSLVTAQMVQEPKATGYGLGASLVVSGLCLLPGGVAMVALSPVSARISAKHGPKVSLALAAGIIAVGYGVRYFTSHSLWLIIAGATVVASGTAIAYSALPALVMRGVPVSETGAANGLNTLMRSIGQAFCSATVAAVLAGITFRAGGRTAPTLHAYQLVFVIAAGAALAALAVTLFLPGRKPAGAGTVEESRKAPDTRKEGVRTAELQEGA is encoded by the coding sequence ATGCCCGCGGACATACCGGTCCCAGCCGCCCCCGTGACCCCCGACGTCCGGGCCCCGCACCCCCGCTTCGCCGTCGGCGTGCTGGCCTTCTGCGGGGTCGTCGTCGCCGTCATGCAGACGATCGTCGTACCGCTGCTCCCGCACATCCCCGAACTGACCGGCGCCACGCCGACCGCCGCGAGCTGGCTGGTGACCGTCACCTTGCTCACCGGCGCGGTCTTCACCCCGGTCCTCGGCCGGGTCGGCGACATGTACGGCAAACGCCGGGTGCTGGTGGCCTCGCTCGGGGTGCTGGTCGTGGGCTCGGTGCTGTGCGCGGTCAGCTCCCACATCGGGGTACTGATCACCGGCCGCGCCCTGCAGGGCGCCGCGATCGCCGTCGTACCGCTGGGCATCAGCATCCTGCGCGACGAACTGCCGCCCGAGCGGGTCCTGTCCGCCGTCGCGCTGATGAGCTCGACGCTCGGGATCGGCGCGGCCATCGGCCTGCCCGTCGCAGCCCTCGTCGTGGAGAACTTCGACTGGCACACCATGTTCTGGGTCTCCGGCGTGATCGGCCTCATCGACATCGCGCTGGTGCTGCGCTGCGTACCGGAATCCCCGCTGCGCAGCCGCGGCCGTTTCGACGCGGTCGGTGCGCTGGGCCTGACCGCCGCGCTCGTCTGCCTGCTGCTCGCCGTCACCCAGGGCGCCGACTGGGGCTGGGGCTCGGTCCGCACGGTCGGCCTGCTCGCGACGGCCGTGGTCGTGGCCCTGTTCTGGGGTGCGTACGAGCTGCGCGTGCAGACGCCCATGGTCGACCTGAGGGTCTCGGCGCGTCCGGCCGTCCTGCTCACGAACATCGCCGCGCTGCTGATCGGCTTCGCGTTCTACGCGAACTCGCTGGTCACCGCCCAGATGGTGCAGGAGCCGAAGGCCACGGGTTACGGGCTCGGCGCCTCGCTCGTCGTCAGCGGACTGTGCCTGCTGCCGGGCGGGGTGGCGATGGTGGCGCTGTCGCCCGTCTCGGCCCGGATATCCGCCAAGCACGGCCCGAAGGTCAGCCTCGCGCTCGCCGCCGGGATCATCGCAGTCGGCTACGGGGTGCGGTACTTCACCAGCCACAGCCTGTGGCTGATCATCGCGGGCGCCACGGTCGTCGCCTCGGGCACGGCCATCGCGTACTCGGCCCTGCCCGCCCTCGTGATGCGCGGAGTCCCGGTCAGTGAGACCGGCGCGGCCAACGGTCTGAACACCCTCATGCGGTCGATCGGACAGGCCTTCTGCAGCGCGACGGTCGCCGCCGTCCTGGCCGGAATCACCTTCCGGGCGGGCGGCAGGACCGCCCCGACGCTCCACGCGTACCAGCTGGTCTTCGTCATCGCGGCGGGCGCGGCACTCGCGGCCCTGGCCGTCACGCTGTTCCTGCCGGGCCGGAAGCCGGCCGGGGCGGGTACGGTCGAGGAGAGCCGCAAGGCACCGGACACCCGCAAGGAGGGTGTGCGGACGGCAGAACTCCAGGAGGGCGCATGA
- a CDS encoding TetR/AcrR family transcriptional regulator: protein MTGGQAIATAPVPAEAGSGRDAILRAARRAFTQRPYAEVTIRKIAADAGVSPSLVVKHFGRKEELFNTVADFGPAAAELFDAPLDALGRHMVITVVTHRRELKSDPLLRVVFSLGNQDERSLLRDRFHEQVTDALTARLPGRDRALRAELLAGLLLGLGATLGLHREGAGAAATPERIADLYAPALQRLITG from the coding sequence ATGACCGGCGGCCAGGCCATCGCGACGGCCCCCGTCCCCGCGGAGGCGGGCAGTGGCCGGGACGCGATCCTGCGCGCCGCACGACGGGCGTTCACCCAGCGCCCGTACGCCGAGGTGACGATCCGCAAGATCGCCGCGGACGCCGGCGTGAGCCCGTCCCTCGTGGTCAAGCACTTCGGCCGCAAGGAAGAACTCTTCAACACCGTCGCCGACTTCGGCCCGGCGGCCGCGGAACTCTTCGACGCCCCGCTCGACGCCCTGGGCCGCCACATGGTCATCACGGTGGTGACGCACCGCCGCGAGCTCAAGTCCGACCCGCTCCTGCGCGTCGTGTTCTCCCTCGGCAACCAGGACGAACGCTCCCTTCTCCGCGACCGCTTCCACGAACAGGTCACCGACGCCCTGACCGCCCGGCTCCCCGGCCGCGACCGCGCCCTGCGCGCCGAACTCCTGGCCGGCCTCCTCCTTGGCCTGGGCGCGACGCTCGGCCTCCACCGCGAGGGCGCGGGGGCGGCCGCGACGCCGGAGCGCATCGCGGATCTCTACGCGCCCGCGTTGCAGCGGCTGATCACGGGGTGA
- a CDS encoding DUF445 domain-containing protein, with protein MERIEGTAEDAVAGAADTGTGAGGPGEGPGRRAGPRPSASLASFAYTAADEEKRRGVRRMKTTATGLLLLVALVYVLATWAKNEGVGGWPGFVAAAAEAGMVGALADWFAVTALFKRPLGLLIPHTAIIPTKKDQLGASLGSFVGENFLSGGVVRDRIHSLSIGGRLGAWLAEPEHADRVTAELSTALRGALTVLRDADVQAVVGEAITRRANAAEVGPGLGKMLEKVVADGGHRKVVDLICVRAHDWLVEHNDSVMDAVQGGAPGWTPRFVDKRVGERVYKELLRFITEMRDMPGHPARGSIDTFLTDFAADLQTDSETRARVERLKSEILGRGEVQDVIASAWSSVRTMVIAAAEDERSELRLRARASLMALGARLATDGRLQAKLEGWVEDAAVYVVTTYRAEITSLISDTVAGWDADQTSKKIEAHIGRDLQFIRINGTVVGALAGLVIYSVSRAFGA; from the coding sequence ATGGAACGGATCGAAGGCACGGCCGAGGACGCGGTGGCCGGAGCGGCGGACACCGGCACGGGCGCGGGCGGTCCGGGGGAGGGGCCGGGGCGGCGGGCGGGTCCCCGTCCGTCGGCGTCCCTCGCCTCGTTCGCGTACACCGCGGCGGACGAGGAGAAGCGTCGTGGCGTACGCCGTATGAAGACCACGGCCACCGGCCTCCTTCTGCTGGTCGCGCTGGTGTACGTCCTCGCCACCTGGGCGAAGAACGAGGGTGTGGGCGGCTGGCCGGGCTTCGTCGCAGCGGCCGCCGAGGCGGGCATGGTGGGTGCGCTGGCAGACTGGTTCGCCGTCACGGCCCTCTTCAAGCGTCCGCTCGGACTGCTGATTCCGCACACCGCCATCATTCCCACGAAGAAGGACCAGCTGGGGGCCTCACTCGGTTCCTTCGTCGGCGAGAACTTTCTGTCGGGCGGCGTCGTCCGCGACCGGATCCACTCGCTCTCCATCGGTGGCCGGCTGGGTGCCTGGCTCGCGGAGCCGGAGCACGCGGACCGGGTCACGGCCGAGCTGTCGACCGCGTTGCGGGGTGCGCTGACCGTGCTTCGGGATGCGGATGTGCAGGCAGTGGTCGGTGAGGCGATCACCCGGCGGGCGAACGCGGCGGAGGTCGGTCCCGGCCTCGGGAAGATGCTGGAGAAGGTCGTCGCGGACGGCGGCCACCGCAAGGTGGTGGACCTGATCTGTGTGCGGGCGCACGACTGGCTGGTGGAGCACAACGACTCGGTGATGGACGCGGTGCAGGGCGGTGCGCCGGGCTGGACCCCGCGGTTCGTCGACAAGCGGGTGGGCGAGCGTGTCTACAAGGAACTGCTGCGGTTCATCACGGAGATGCGCGACATGCCGGGGCATCCGGCGCGCGGCTCGATTGACACGTTCCTCACGGACTTCGCGGCGGATCTCCAGACGGATTCGGAGACCAGGGCCCGGGTGGAGCGGCTGAAGTCGGAGATCCTGGGCCGCGGCGAGGTCCAGGACGTCATCGCCTCGGCCTGGTCGTCCGTGCGCACGATGGTGATCGCGGCGGCGGAGGACGAGCGGAGCGAGCTGCGGCTGCGGGCCCGTGCCTCACTGATGGCGCTGGGCGCCAGGCTGGCGACGGACGGGCGGCTCCAGGCGAAGCTGGAGGGCTGGGTGGAGGACGCGGCGGTGTATGTCGTGACGACGTACCGGGCGGAGATCACCTCGCTGATCAGCGACACGGTGGCCGGCTGGGACGCGGACCAGACGTCGAAGAAGATCGAGGCCCACATCGGCCGTGACCTGCAGTTCATCCGGATCAACGGCACGGTGGTGGGTGCGCTGGCGGGGCTGGTGATCTATTCGGTGTCGCGGGCGTTCGGGGCCTGA
- a CDS encoding SGNH/GDSL hydrolase family protein — translation MPRRREYALFIALMAGTAALAAVVAFAGSLLFSGPPKTVAASGPQGVARTPAARAHSTGHWLATWAAAPVNGAIDQDRGTDPALRTIRNVVHTSIGGDAARVTLSNLFGTHPLLIDRVTVNALPVTFRGAASATVAAGGQIISDPVVVPVAADSDLVVTLRTPKARGPVTVHPNSHQTSFTDEPQGVRRTTDWRYLTAVDVRAENATGTLVAFGDSLTAGSGSTTDTNHRWPDVLADRLHGRYAVVNQGIGGNRLLLNGIGQRALDRFDRDVLSITGAKTVVIALGINDIQALPRETSPARITDALRTLTERAHARGLRVIGTTLMPYKGYRDWTPAQNVVHGQVNATIRAGGIFDEVLDFESAVRDPSHPDRLLPAYDSGDHVHLNNAGYQRLGSLPDVAELLRTRPSSDAL, via the coding sequence ATGCCCAGGCGCCGCGAGTACGCCCTCTTCATAGCCCTCATGGCGGGCACCGCCGCGCTCGCCGCCGTCGTGGCGTTCGCGGGCTCCCTGCTGTTCTCCGGGCCGCCGAAGACGGTCGCCGCCTCCGGCCCGCAGGGCGTGGCCAGGACCCCCGCCGCACGGGCCCACTCCACCGGCCACTGGCTCGCCACCTGGGCGGCGGCCCCCGTGAACGGGGCGATCGACCAGGACCGGGGCACAGACCCGGCCCTGCGCACCATCCGTAACGTCGTGCACACCAGCATCGGCGGCGACGCGGCCCGCGTCACCCTGTCCAACCTCTTCGGTACGCATCCGCTGCTCATCGACCGCGTCACCGTGAACGCCCTCCCGGTCACGTTCCGCGGGGCAGCCTCCGCGACGGTCGCCGCCGGCGGGCAGATCATCAGCGACCCCGTCGTCGTCCCGGTCGCCGCCGACTCCGATCTCGTCGTCACCCTGCGCACCCCCAAGGCCCGGGGCCCGGTCACCGTCCACCCCAACAGCCACCAGACGTCCTTCACCGATGAACCGCAGGGCGTGCGGCGCACCACGGACTGGCGCTACCTCACCGCCGTCGACGTGCGGGCCGAGAACGCCACCGGGACCCTCGTGGCATTCGGCGACTCGCTCACCGCGGGCAGCGGCTCCACCACCGACACGAACCACCGCTGGCCCGACGTCCTCGCCGACCGGCTGCACGGCCGGTACGCGGTGGTCAACCAGGGCATCGGCGGCAACCGCCTCCTGCTCAACGGGATCGGGCAGCGCGCCCTCGACCGCTTCGATCGCGACGTCCTGAGCATCACCGGGGCGAAGACCGTCGTCATCGCCCTCGGCATCAACGACATCCAGGCCCTTCCCCGGGAGACGAGCCCCGCACGGATCACGGACGCCCTGCGCACCCTGACCGAGCGTGCGCACGCCCGCGGACTGCGGGTCATCGGCACGACCCTGATGCCGTACAAGGGCTACCGCGACTGGACCCCCGCCCAGAACGTCGTACACGGCCAGGTCAACGCGACGATCCGGGCCGGCGGGATCTTCGACGAGGTCCTCGACTTCGAGAGCGCGGTACGCGACCCCTCGCACCCGGACCGGCTGCTGCCCGCCTACGACTCCGGCGACCACGTCCACCTGAACAACGCCGGCTACCAGCGCCTGGGCTCCCTGCCCGACGTGGCCGAACTGCTGCGGACCCGGCCCTCGTCGGACGCGCTGTAA